Proteins from a genomic interval of Enterococcus faecium:
- a CDS encoding DUF305 domain-containing protein: MKKYWKFLLMIGVSTVVMFGMMYLNVYALDHIFFSRTRVFMALMMGAVMAVIMLLFMWKMYENKKINVMILAASLLVFAGSLFMVRSQTTVNDTAWMKAMIPHHSIAILASKRADLKDPEVKKLAEEIIQAQEEEIDKMKKMIKEME, from the coding sequence ATGAAAAAGTATTGGAAGTTTTTGTTGATGATCGGTGTTTCAACGGTAGTTATGTTTGGTATGATGTACTTGAATGTCTATGCGCTCGATCATATCTTCTTCAGTCGTACACGAGTATTCATGGCGTTGATGATGGGTGCAGTCATGGCAGTCATCATGCTGTTGTTCATGTGGAAAATGTATGAAAACAAAAAGATAAATGTTATGATCTTAGCCGCTAGTCTTCTTGTTTTTGCCGGTTCCTTGTTTATGGTACGAAGCCAAACTACTGTCAACGACACAGCTTGGATGAAGGCCATGATTCCTCATCATTCTATCGCTATCCTGGCAAGTAAACGAGCTGATTTAAAAGATCCTGAAGTAAAAAAATTAGCGGAAGAAATCATTCAGGCACAAGAAGAAGAGATCGACAAAATGAAAAAAATGATCAAAGAAATGGAATGA
- a CDS encoding amino acid permease, which translates to MEDKKLKKQLSSRHITMLALGGAIGAGLFKGSGEAIGIAGPSVLIAFLIGGLILYIVMKGLGKIVLSGGDTHHGLSGLIRPYLGAHSADFTDWVYWSMWIINIIAEAVAAASFLQLWFPHIPAWVFVFMLAVLTTIINLYSVRLFAETEYWLAFAKISVIILLIIFATYLVGQQMLGTGVFPTLQQLTDHGGFTPHGMKGIISSLLVVIYSYGGSELIAITVSEADDPKRAIPKAIKGVMGRIISFYIIPLFLLLILFPWNTLAGTNVSPFVMVFEKMNIPFAADIVNFVIVLALFSSINSGVYASSRILFFRLKDRKGSSRKLAVLNKHQVPQRAVLFCTSVLYLGVALSYFVGDKLFGYLAGSLSYTVLLIWIIISAASFVLALRKGTLWDKGISFFALAVLGLIFLGILFTNSIGVTVLTGLLYLFIYFSYQKKNDAFVLTNE; encoded by the coding sequence ATGGAAGATAAAAAATTGAAAAAACAACTTAGCTCCAGACATATCACCATGTTAGCTTTAGGTGGAGCAATCGGTGCAGGTCTATTTAAAGGAAGTGGCGAAGCGATTGGGATCGCCGGCCCTTCTGTATTGATTGCTTTTTTGATTGGTGGGCTGATTTTATATATCGTGATGAAAGGTCTGGGAAAAATCGTTTTAAGCGGTGGCGACACGCATCACGGATTATCTGGTTTGATACGCCCTTATCTAGGTGCTCATTCTGCTGATTTTACTGATTGGGTCTACTGGTCTATGTGGATTATCAATATCATCGCTGAAGCTGTTGCAGCTGCTTCCTTTTTGCAGTTGTGGTTCCCGCACATTCCAGCCTGGGTATTTGTTTTTATGTTGGCTGTTTTAACTACGATCATCAATCTTTATTCGGTACGGTTATTCGCAGAAACAGAATATTGGCTGGCTTTTGCTAAAATCAGTGTCATTATCTTACTGATCATTTTTGCTACTTATCTTGTCGGTCAGCAAATGTTGGGCACAGGCGTTTTCCCTACCCTTCAGCAATTGACTGACCATGGTGGGTTTACTCCTCATGGTATGAAGGGAATCATCAGTTCTTTGCTTGTAGTTATCTATTCTTACGGCGGTTCTGAACTGATTGCTATCACGGTAAGCGAAGCAGATGATCCTAAACGTGCGATTCCTAAAGCAATCAAAGGTGTCATGGGAAGAATCATTTCCTTTTACATCATTCCTTTGTTTTTGCTTTTGATTCTTTTTCCTTGGAATACTTTAGCAGGCACGAATGTCAGTCCTTTTGTGATGGTATTTGAAAAAATGAATATCCCATTTGCAGCGGATATCGTCAATTTTGTGATTGTCCTTGCTTTGTTCTCATCTATCAATTCGGGTGTGTATGCATCTTCAAGAATTTTGTTCTTCCGTTTGAAGGATCGAAAAGGTTCCTCTAGAAAACTAGCTGTTTTAAACAAGCATCAAGTACCGCAACGTGCTGTTTTATTTTGTACCAGTGTTCTTTATCTTGGTGTAGCTCTTTCTTATTTTGTCGGTGACAAATTATTTGGCTATCTGGCAGGTTCCCTTTCGTATACAGTATTATTGATCTGGATCATTATCAGTGCGGCATCCTTTGTACTGGCACTAAGAAAAGGAACATTATGGGATAAAGGAATCAGCTTTTTTGCATTAGCTGTCTTAGGATTGATTTTCCTTGGTATCCTGTTCACGAACTCCATTGGGGTAACTGTATTGACTGGCCTGCTTTACCTGTTCATTTATTTCAGTTATCAAAAAAAGAATGATGCGTTCGTATTGACGAATGAATGA
- a CDS encoding 2-dehydropantoate 2-reductase, with product MKIAIAGAGAMGSRIGLMLHQSGNEVLLIDRWPAHIEAIRTNGLIADFNGKEVVAKLPIYSPEEIIESNEHVDLIVALTKANQLDDMFCSIQSIITDNTYVLCLLNGLGHEDVLEKYVPKKNILFGITMWTAGLAGPGKVTLLGDGEIELENLEPEGEAFTKKVVEVFQEANLNPIYSHNVRYSIWRKACVNGTLNGLCTILDCNIAELGAQKAAESMVRTIVSEFASIAAKEGIILDQEEVYQHIASTYDPDNIGLHYPSMYQDLIKNHRLTEIDYINGAIWRKGQKYDIATPYCAFLTQLVHAKEGILGAE from the coding sequence ATGAAAATCGCAATAGCTGGGGCCGGAGCAATGGGCAGCCGAATCGGATTGATGCTACATCAAAGCGGAAATGAGGTCCTCTTGATCGATCGTTGGCCTGCTCACATTGAAGCCATTCGTACAAATGGGTTGATTGCTGACTTTAACGGTAAAGAAGTGGTCGCAAAACTGCCAATCTATTCACCAGAAGAAATCATCGAAAGCAACGAACACGTGGACTTGATCGTAGCATTAACAAAAGCCAATCAATTAGATGATATGTTTTGTTCGATCCAATCCATTATTACTGACAATACTTATGTTTTGTGTTTACTAAATGGATTAGGTCATGAAGATGTACTGGAAAAATATGTGCCAAAGAAAAATATCTTATTTGGGATCACGATGTGGACAGCTGGTCTAGCTGGTCCCGGAAAAGTCACATTGTTAGGTGATGGAGAAATCGAACTAGAGAACTTGGAACCAGAAGGCGAAGCATTTACAAAAAAAGTTGTAGAAGTCTTTCAAGAAGCAAATTTAAATCCGATCTATAGCCATAACGTTCGTTATTCCATTTGGCGAAAAGCTTGTGTAAATGGAACATTGAATGGTTTATGCACGATTTTGGATTGTAATATTGCTGAACTAGGCGCGCAAAAAGCGGCAGAGAGCATGGTTCGAACAATCGTATCTGAATTTGCTTCTATCGCAGCAAAAGAAGGAATCATACTAGATCAAGAAGAAGTGTACCAACATATTGCTTCTACTTATGATCCTGACAACATCGGGTTGCATTACCCATCTATGTACCAAGACCTGATCAAAAACCATCGTTTGACTGAAATCGACTACATCAATGGTGCCATTTGGCGAAAAGGACAAAAATATGATATTGCTACACCATATTGTGCCTTTTTGACCCAATTAGTCCATGCAAAAGAAGGAATCCTTGGCGCAGAATAA
- a CDS encoding glycerate kinase has product MDILAAIDSFKGSASSFELNQAVLNGWEDRKGRKINVPIADGGENTAEAIYYALRGTWRTIDGMDLLFRQRKISYLLTTWQGKNTAVIESAQALGLDLLDKPTDQTIRLASSYALGELIKDALLQEVEQIIVTLGGSGCSDGGLGLLQSLGASLEGYTEGNPLLSTKKLHFDRRNVLVSKVKLIIAADVTNPYTGQQGAAWQFGRQKGGIDTTLAFLDKQAGKIAQQIKDFWEVDLDDIPGSGAAGGIGGALFLLGAKMVSGFDLVSQITGLEKKIEQADVIITGEGRIDQQTIHGKVPYGVAVLAKKYRKPIIAICGSRDQELEGLSDFLPIVLSIHLGPIGLEEAMEHRQTLEKTKILGQTLSRFFTILPK; this is encoded by the coding sequence ATGGATATTTTGGCGGCAATTGATTCATTTAAAGGAAGTGCTTCTTCATTTGAACTAAATCAGGCAGTTCTAAATGGCTGGGAAGATCGTAAAGGAAGAAAAATCAATGTGCCGATTGCAGATGGCGGAGAAAATACTGCAGAAGCAATCTATTACGCGCTCAGGGGAACATGGCGTACCATTGATGGGATGGATCTCTTATTCCGTCAGCGAAAAATCAGCTATTTATTGACAACTTGGCAAGGAAAAAACACCGCAGTCATCGAATCTGCACAAGCATTGGGGTTAGATCTACTTGATAAACCAACGGATCAAACTATCCGACTTGCTTCCAGTTATGCCTTAGGAGAACTTATTAAAGATGCACTGCTTCAAGAAGTAGAACAAATTATTGTCACTTTAGGAGGAAGCGGGTGTAGCGATGGTGGTCTAGGATTACTCCAATCCTTGGGTGCTTCTTTAGAAGGGTACACAGAAGGAAATCCTTTATTATCTACTAAAAAACTTCATTTTGATCGAAGAAACGTTCTTGTTTCTAAAGTAAAATTGATTATCGCTGCAGATGTTACCAATCCATATACAGGTCAACAAGGAGCTGCTTGGCAATTTGGAAGACAAAAAGGAGGAATAGATACGACGCTAGCTTTCTTAGATAAACAAGCAGGAAAGATTGCTCAGCAAATAAAAGATTTCTGGGAGGTGGATTTAGATGATATTCCAGGAAGTGGAGCAGCAGGCGGTATTGGTGGAGCCCTTTTTTTGTTGGGAGCGAAGATGGTTTCTGGTTTCGATTTAGTCAGCCAAATCACTGGATTGGAAAAAAAGATCGAACAAGCAGATGTCATCATTACAGGAGAAGGGCGGATCGATCAGCAAACGATCCACGGAAAAGTTCCATACGGTGTAGCAGTGCTTGCAAAAAAATATCGAAAACCAATAATCGCTATTTGCGGAAGTAGAGACCAAGAGCTAGAAGGACTTTCTGATTTTCTCCCAATTGTCTTAAGTATTCATTTGGGTCCAATAGGTTTAGAAGAAGCAATGGAACACAGGCAAACATTAGAAAAAACAAAAATCTTAGGACAGACACTTAGCAGATTTTTCACCATCCTCCCGAAGTAG
- the eat(A) gene encoding ABC-F type ribosomal protection-like protein Eat(A), with the protein MSKIEIKNLTFGYDSQGTLLFEQANLNFDTQWKLGLIGRNGRGKTTLLNILQNKLPYQGQVIHQQEFAYFPQQTKDKERLTYYVLNDITDFEIWEIERELQLMQTDPEILWREFSTLSGGEKTKVLLALLFVDDTHFPLIDEPTNHLDISGRKQVAAYLKKKKQGFIVVSHDRGFIDEVVDHVLAIEKSQLELYQGNFSIYEEQKKLRDEFEMAQNEKLKKEVSRLKKTAAEKAEWSRSREGDKTKKQVGFIDTESRRVNKGAVGADAARTMKRSKAIVNRMETQISEKEKLLKDIEYIDSLTMNSQASHHKRLLSVEDLQLGYENLLFEPIHFTIEPHQRVAISGPNGAGKSSIIHYLLGAFNGKVIGEKYQPKHLSISYASQNYEDNRGTLAEFAEKNQVDYQAFLNNLRKLGMERDVFHNKIEQMSMGQRKKVELAKSLSQPAELYTWDEPLNYLDVFNQEQLEQLILNVKPAMLLVEHDQTFLDKVSTEIISLERI; encoded by the coding sequence ATGTCTAAAATCGAAATAAAAAATCTGACATTCGGCTACGACAGCCAAGGCACATTATTATTTGAACAAGCAAATCTAAATTTTGACACACAATGGAAACTAGGACTTATCGGACGAAACGGTCGAGGAAAGACAACTTTACTGAATATTCTACAAAACAAACTACCTTATCAAGGGCAAGTAATCCATCAGCAAGAATTTGCCTATTTCCCGCAACAGACAAAAGATAAAGAACGTTTAACCTATTACGTGTTAAATGATATTACGGATTTTGAGATATGGGAAATCGAAAGAGAGCTCCAATTGATGCAAACAGATCCTGAAATCTTATGGAGAGAATTCAGCACACTATCGGGGGGAGAGAAGACAAAAGTCCTACTGGCACTTTTATTTGTGGATGACACTCATTTCCCGTTAATCGATGAACCAACGAATCATTTGGATATCTCTGGTAGAAAACAAGTAGCGGCTTATTTGAAAAAGAAAAAACAAGGCTTCATCGTGGTCAGCCATGACCGGGGATTTATCGATGAAGTAGTGGACCATGTTTTAGCAATCGAAAAAAGTCAACTGGAACTTTATCAAGGGAATTTCTCTATCTATGAAGAACAGAAAAAACTTCGTGATGAATTTGAAATGGCTCAAAATGAAAAATTGAAAAAAGAAGTCAGTAGGCTAAAGAAAACAGCAGCTGAAAAAGCCGAATGGTCTCGTTCCCGAGAAGGAGATAAAACAAAGAAACAAGTCGGATTCATCGATACTGAATCTAGACGAGTGAATAAAGGAGCAGTGGGTGCTGATGCTGCACGGACGATGAAACGATCCAAAGCAATCGTGAATCGGATGGAGACCCAGATCAGCGAGAAAGAAAAACTATTAAAAGATATCGAATATATCGATTCTTTGACGATGAATAGCCAAGCGTCTCACCATAAGCGACTTTTAAGCGTAGAAGATCTTCAATTAGGGTATGAAAATCTGTTATTCGAGCCAATTCATTTTACAATCGAGCCTCATCAGCGGGTGGCGATTTCAGGTCCTAACGGTGCAGGAAAGTCATCCATTATCCATTATCTTCTGGGGGCATTCAACGGCAAGGTTATAGGAGAAAAATACCAGCCAAAACATCTGAGCATTAGTTATGCAAGCCAAAATTATGAAGACAATCGAGGAACGTTGGCGGAATTTGCAGAGAAAAACCAAGTAGACTACCAAGCATTTTTGAACAACCTCCGAAAGCTTGGGATGGAAAGAGATGTTTTTCATAACAAGATCGAGCAGATGAGTATGGGCCAACGGAAAAAAGTGGAATTGGCTAAATCTTTATCACAGCCAGCTGAACTATATACATGGGATGAACCATTGAATTATTTGGATGTCTTCAATCAAGAACAATTAGAACAACTGATCTTGAACGTGAAACCTGCCATGTTACTAGTGGAACATGATCAAACCTTCCTGGATAAAGTATCTACTGAGATTATTTCTCTTGAGAGAATCTAA
- a CDS encoding histidine phosphatase family protein, protein MLYVTRHGETTWNAQGLVCGRADVPLTEKGQMQAQKLAEKVVDLPVPITKIIHSPLQRARDTAQAVADRLSLPLTVDERLVEMDFGDYDGLPSKDENFQKARLAFAVRFPNGESVLDVYARIVPLLKECIEDEENVYLLVCHNALIRVINAYFHPMPNEGFFTFMVDNTELVSYE, encoded by the coding sequence ATGCTTTATGTAACGAGACACGGAGAAACAACTTGGAACGCACAAGGATTAGTTTGCGGACGGGCAGATGTGCCGCTGACTGAAAAAGGACAGATGCAGGCACAGAAACTAGCAGAAAAGGTAGTAGATTTGCCTGTTCCAATCACGAAAATCATCCATTCCCCTCTTCAACGAGCAAGAGATACAGCACAAGCAGTTGCTGATCGTCTCAGCTTGCCGCTGACCGTTGATGAACGATTGGTAGAAATGGATTTTGGGGATTATGATGGACTGCCAAGCAAAGATGAGAACTTTCAAAAAGCACGTTTAGCGTTCGCTGTACGATTCCCAAATGGGGAGTCAGTCTTAGATGTGTATGCACGGATCGTTCCTTTATTGAAAGAATGCATCGAAGACGAAGAAAATGTCTATCTGTTAGTTTGCCATAATGCCTTGATAAGAGTGATCAATGCTTATTTTCATCCGATGCCTAATGAGGGGTTCTTTACATTCATGGTAGATAATACAGAATTGGTTTCTTATGAGTAA
- a CDS encoding DUF871 domain-containing protein has protein sequence MFGFSIFMNDSLSEEKKQYIRQMASNGFVGIFTSMHIPEDDVSAYQKRLIELGSEAKKNKLELMVDISGEALERAGFSLEDLTPLKAIGVTGLRMDYHISNQQIADWSHQLKISLNASTITPKDIDELKEAEADFSQIEAWHNYYPRPETGLDKEWYQKKNQWLKIQGLLVQGFVPGDTELRGPLYQGLPTLEEHRGIHPLAGALDLLASNTDIVYIGDAGLSENVQEQFASFQKEQTVLLHTEPVDEEFYEYILGKHTNRQDDARDVIRSADARFREIPPIPARNTATRMKGSITLDNEKYLRYMGEIQLTKYDLPADEKVNVVAKVIKEELPLINQIKAGMNYQFIRKEGR, from the coding sequence ATGTTTGGCTTTTCAATATTTATGAACGATTCTTTGTCAGAAGAGAAGAAACAGTATATCCGCCAAATGGCATCCAATGGCTTTGTCGGTATTTTCACTTCCATGCATATACCAGAAGATGATGTTTCGGCATATCAAAAGCGATTGATCGAACTAGGAAGCGAAGCGAAAAAGAATAAACTAGAATTGATGGTCGATATTTCAGGAGAGGCATTGGAACGAGCGGGTTTTTCATTAGAAGATCTAACGCCTTTGAAAGCAATTGGTGTAACAGGTTTAAGAATGGATTATCATATTTCCAATCAGCAGATTGCCGACTGGTCACATCAATTGAAAATCAGTTTGAATGCTAGCACGATCACGCCTAAAGATATCGATGAATTGAAAGAAGCAGAAGCTGATTTCTCACAGATTGAAGCTTGGCATAATTATTATCCACGTCCCGAAACAGGGCTGGACAAAGAATGGTATCAGAAAAAAAATCAATGGCTCAAAATTCAAGGTCTCCTTGTCCAAGGTTTTGTACCAGGAGATACAGAGTTGAGAGGCCCACTATATCAAGGATTGCCAACTTTGGAAGAACATCGAGGGATCCATCCTCTTGCAGGCGCTCTAGATCTATTAGCAAGTAACACGGATATTGTTTACATCGGAGATGCAGGTCTGTCAGAAAACGTTCAGGAGCAATTTGCTTCTTTCCAAAAAGAACAGACAGTCTTGCTCCATACGGAACCTGTAGATGAAGAATTTTACGAATATATATTAGGGAAGCATACGAATCGGCAAGACGATGCAAGAGATGTCATACGAAGCGCAGATGCACGTTTTCGAGAGATTCCGCCTATCCCAGCAAGAAATACAGCTACGCGTATGAAAGGGTCTATTACTTTAGATAACGAAAAGTATTTGCGCTATATGGGTGAGATCCAATTAACCAAATATGATTTGCCAGCGGATGAAAAAGTGAATGTAGTAGCTAAAGTTATCAAAGAAGAGCTACCATTGATCAACCAAATCAAAGCTGGTATGAACTATCAATTTATAAGAAAAGAAGGAAGATAA
- the murQ gene encoding N-acetylmuramic acid 6-phosphate etherase, protein MSKINLENLTTERRNQETFGLDEMSISQAVQLMNKEDQKVAAAVEKELTSIEPVIANTIESFKKGGRLIYMGAGTSGRLGVLDAAECVPTFGVEPEMVIGLIAGVEEAMTVAVEGAEDSYELGQEDLIKLNLTKNDIVIGIAASGRTPYVIGGLDYAKSIGAVTGTISCNKQAEISKHADFPIEVDAGPEFLTGSTRLKSGTAQKLILNMISTISMIGIGKVFNNLMVDVKPTNEKLIERSKRIIMQATEADYETAEKYFEEADQNVKLAIVMILTNSDKEEAQAKLAEANGFVKGTL, encoded by the coding sequence ATGAGCAAAATCAATTTAGAGAACCTAACAACGGAACGCAGAAACCAAGAAACTTTTGGATTAGATGAGATGAGTATTTCTCAAGCCGTTCAACTAATGAACAAAGAAGATCAGAAAGTGGCCGCTGCGGTTGAAAAAGAACTGACAAGTATCGAACCAGTGATTGCTAACACGATTGAGTCCTTTAAAAAAGGTGGACGTCTGATTTATATGGGAGCCGGAACAAGTGGAAGACTAGGTGTGTTAGATGCTGCTGAATGCGTACCGACATTCGGTGTAGAACCGGAAATGGTCATAGGTCTAATTGCTGGTGTAGAAGAAGCAATGACTGTAGCTGTCGAAGGGGCCGAAGATTCTTATGAGCTAGGGCAAGAAGATCTAATCAAGCTGAATTTGACAAAAAATGATATAGTTATTGGTATCGCAGCTAGCGGTCGTACACCATATGTGATCGGTGGATTAGATTACGCAAAATCGATCGGTGCTGTCACAGGAACGATTTCTTGCAATAAACAAGCCGAAATCAGTAAACACGCGGATTTCCCAATCGAAGTCGATGCAGGTCCAGAATTTTTGACAGGCTCTACTCGATTGAAGTCAGGAACAGCACAAAAACTTATCTTGAATATGATTTCTACTATCAGTATGATTGGTATAGGTAAAGTATTCAATAACTTGATGGTCGATGTCAAACCAACAAATGAAAAACTAATCGAACGCTCAAAACGAATCATCATGCAAGCGACAGAAGCTGATTACGAAACAGCTGAAAAGTACTTTGAAGAAGCAGATCAAAATGTTAAGCTGGCTATCGTCATGATTTTGACAAATAGTGATAAAGAGGAAGCTCAAGCAAAATTAGCTGAAGCAAACGGATTTGTAAAAGGGACCTTATGA
- a CDS encoding glucose PTS transporter subunit IIA, whose protein sequence is MAKNELTLEELAKQIYKGAGGMGNVESIVHCMTRVRMKIINDDLVNVSELKAIPGVLGVVEDEQLQVIIGPGKVNKVAQQMVDLAGVKLGEKLSSVSAATANSSASGKDRVNERAQEMKAAQKSKQKPSKIKSVLKDISNIFVPMIPAFVGTGIVAGIAAVLANLVTAGTLDAATWQQYIDVMNILKNGMFSYLVIYTGINAAQVFGATPTLGGVIGAVVMLTGMNPEAPLKNLFTGEALAAGQGGILGVIFAVWLLSIVEKKLHKVVPDAVDIIVTPTLSLIAIGLIEIFFIMPLAGFISDGMVGGINWVLGVGGAFAGFVLGTLFLPMVMFGLHQILTPIHVQMIDETGRTLLLPILAMAGAGQVGAALALWIRCKKDKELTEMIKGALPVGILGIGEPLIYGVTLPLGRPFITACIGGGIGGAVIGMIGNVGAIAIGPSGAALIPLISDGKWLGYILGLLAAYAGGFVATFFFGIPKDRLEKEELATETATVNEVPEKVVPQTSAESVTILSSVADGTVVSLDKASDPVFAQKMMGEGYFVEPENGHIYSPVTGVVSSVFPTKHAIGITTPNGLEILLHMGINTVDLGGTPFDVKVTEGQQVTPDTLVAEADLEAIKAAGKETSMIVLVTNMDRVKNFVLEKTGKAKAKAPVMDVKA, encoded by the coding sequence ATGGCAAAAAACGAACTGACTTTGGAAGAACTGGCAAAACAAATTTATAAAGGGGCAGGCGGCATGGGCAATGTAGAAAGCATTGTCCACTGCATGACTCGTGTGCGTATGAAGATCATCAATGATGATCTTGTAAATGTCTCTGAATTAAAAGCGATTCCAGGAGTGCTTGGTGTAGTAGAAGATGAACAGCTTCAAGTCATCATCGGACCTGGGAAAGTGAACAAAGTAGCACAGCAAATGGTTGATTTGGCAGGCGTGAAATTAGGAGAAAAACTTTCTTCTGTAAGTGCAGCTACAGCAAATTCATCAGCATCTGGAAAAGACCGTGTAAACGAACGGGCACAAGAAATGAAAGCGGCACAAAAATCGAAACAAAAACCATCTAAAATCAAATCGGTATTAAAAGACATTTCTAATATCTTTGTGCCAATGATTCCTGCATTTGTCGGTACTGGGATCGTGGCAGGGATTGCCGCAGTTTTAGCAAACTTAGTCACAGCCGGAACACTTGATGCAGCAACATGGCAACAATATATCGATGTGATGAACATCTTGAAAAACGGGATGTTTAGCTACCTAGTTATCTATACAGGTATCAATGCTGCACAAGTTTTTGGTGCAACACCAACTCTTGGTGGAGTTATCGGGGCCGTTGTGATGCTGACAGGGATGAATCCGGAAGCACCACTGAAAAACTTATTTACTGGTGAAGCTCTTGCAGCTGGACAAGGTGGGATCCTAGGTGTCATCTTCGCTGTTTGGCTATTGTCAATCGTTGAGAAAAAACTGCATAAAGTAGTACCTGATGCGGTAGATATCATCGTTACACCAACTCTTTCATTGATTGCCATCGGTCTGATTGAAATTTTCTTCATCATGCCTTTAGCAGGTTTCATTTCTGATGGCATGGTCGGTGGGATCAACTGGGTACTTGGCGTTGGTGGAGCATTTGCCGGCTTCGTTCTAGGCACATTATTCTTGCCGATGGTTATGTTCGGACTGCATCAAATTTTGACTCCAATCCATGTGCAAATGATTGATGAAACTGGTCGTACGCTATTGCTTCCAATTCTTGCGATGGCTGGTGCAGGACAAGTGGGTGCAGCATTGGCATTATGGATTCGCTGCAAAAAAGATAAAGAATTAACAGAAATGATCAAAGGAGCTTTACCAGTCGGGATCCTAGGAATCGGCGAACCATTGATTTACGGAGTAACATTACCTCTAGGACGCCCATTTATTACTGCTTGTATCGGTGGAGGTATCGGCGGGGCAGTGATCGGAATGATCGGAAATGTCGGGGCTATCGCTATTGGACCTTCAGGAGCCGCTTTGATCCCATTGATCTCTGACGGTAAATGGTTAGGCTACATCCTTGGATTATTGGCAGCTTATGCTGGTGGCTTCGTTGCTACATTCTTCTTCGGTATTCCTAAAGACCGTTTAGAAAAAGAAGAATTAGCGACTGAAACAGCCACAGTAAATGAAGTGCCTGAAAAAGTAGTACCTCAAACTTCAGCTGAAAGTGTGACTATCCTCTCATCAGTTGCTGACGGAACAGTTGTTTCTTTAGATAAAGCAAGTGATCCAGTTTTTGCACAAAAGATGATGGGTGAAGGCTACTTTGTAGAACCAGAAAACGGACATATCTATTCTCCAGTTACTGGGGTAGTCAGCTCTGTCTTCCCAACGAAACACGCTATTGGGATCACAACGCCAAATGGTTTAGAAATCTTGCTTCATATGGGAATCAACACAGTTGACTTAGGCGGTACGCCATTTGATGTGAAAGTAACAGAAGGGCAGCAAGTGACACCTGATACGCTTGTAGCAGAAGCTGACTTAGAAGCGATCAAAGCAGCAGGCAAAGAAACATCCATGATCGTCTTGGTAACCAATATGGATCGTGTAAAAAACTTTGTCTTGGAAAAAACAGGTAAAGCAAAAGCAAAAGCACCTGTGATGGATGTCAAAGCTTAA
- the nrdI gene encoding class Ib ribonucleoside-diphosphate reductase assembly flavoprotein NrdI: MNILYISISGNTRAFAKHLAEYAEKMHAEDPVNPEVTLKEIHENSDFTKETEPFFTFVPTYLDGGNGLDNGDTEILTETMREYLEHEDNHKLCLGVVGSGNKNFNNQYCLTAKQYAQTFGFPFLADYELRGTPSDVTRIYQILAENNK; the protein is encoded by the coding sequence ATGAACATTTTATATATATCGATTTCAGGAAATACGCGTGCCTTTGCCAAACATCTAGCAGAATATGCTGAAAAAATGCATGCAGAAGATCCTGTCAATCCTGAAGTTACTTTAAAAGAAATCCATGAAAATAGTGATTTTACGAAAGAAACAGAACCATTTTTTACTTTCGTTCCTACTTATTTAGACGGCGGAAATGGTTTAGATAACGGTGATACAGAAATCTTGACCGAAACGATGCGTGAATATCTGGAACATGAAGACAATCATAAACTTTGTCTTGGTGTAGTCGGTAGCGGAAATAAAAACTTCAATAATCAGTATTGTCTAACAGCCAAACAATATGCACAAACATTTGGCTTTCCTTTCTTGGCAGATTATGAATTACGGGGAACACCATCTGATGTGACACGAATTTATCAGATTTTAGCAGAAAACAATAAATAA